A single window of Thermodesulfovibrionia bacterium DNA harbors:
- the nadD gene encoding nicotinate-nucleotide adenylyltransferase, protein MKIGIFGGAFNPVHYGHLKTAEEVLRVLSLDKIIFVPAGSPPFNKPGLAEAGHRFEMVKAAIAGHPEFEASDIELRREGKSYTIETVEKLAVEGVALFLIIGIDAFRDMPLWKETERLFSMVNVVVISRPGYSFAGLSSSPYLQRVSKNILDELDRGERRVFALAASGEKETILCKVVDVNVSSSHIREAISRGMDTASLLPESVKSYIILHNLYKNNNN, encoded by the coding sequence ATGAAGATCGGTATATTCGGCGGCGCGTTCAATCCTGTTCACTATGGCCATCTGAAGACTGCTGAAGAAGTCCTCAGGGTACTATCACTTGATAAGATTATCTTTGTGCCTGCAGGCAGCCCGCCGTTTAATAAACCCGGACTTGCAGAAGCAGGCCATAGGTTTGAGATGGTTAAGGCGGCGATCGCCGGACATCCCGAATTTGAGGCCTCAGATATTGAACTTAGAAGAGAGGGGAAATCTTATACGATCGAGACGGTAGAGAAATTGGCAGTGGAAGGCGTGGCCCTATTTTTAATAATCGGGATAGACGCGTTCAGGGACATGCCGCTGTGGAAAGAGACGGAACGGCTCTTCTCAATGGTCAATGTGGTTGTGATCTCAAGGCCGGGCTATTCATTTGCCGGACTGTCATCATCACCGTATCTGCAACGAGTTTCAAAAAATATACTGGATGAGCTTGACAGGGGTGAAAGAAGAGTATTCGCACTTGCTGCCTCAGGAGAAAAGGAGACCATCCTCTGCAAGGTGGTTGATGTGAATGTCTCTTCATCGCATATCAGAGAGGCGATAAGCAGGGGCATGGATACTGCGAGCCTCTTGCCTGAATCTGTTAAATCCTATATAATTTTGCATAACCTGTATAAAAATAATAATAACTGA
- the arsN2 gene encoding arsenic resistance N-acetyltransferase ArsN2 encodes MIFRFAEHKDLPRVSELLAAVDLPYQDIDGHISNFLLAEEGGELIGVGGIEIVSNTALLRSLAVKEAARNNGIGKTFVDKIRSFAQLNNVEKLFLLTTTASGFFKKTGFEEIDRTRVPSEIKNTEEFKSICPSSAICMMQDIGGRVKFCTKDILRLQEDVPGAKMWGISLEKTMFTYFEVQQNSVFDSHSHESEQITMVLEGVLYFDVEGKVYPVKSGDVIAIPSNIIHSVFTRESSVKAVDAWSPIMNKYKN; translated from the coding sequence ATGATATTCAGATTTGCGGAACATAAAGATTTACCGAGAGTTAGTGAACTTCTGGCGGCAGTTGATCTTCCATATCAAGATATCGACGGACATATTTCAAATTTCTTGTTAGCGGAAGAAGGTGGTGAGCTTATCGGAGTAGGCGGGATTGAGATAGTAAGTAATACGGCGTTGTTAAGGTCGTTGGCGGTAAAAGAGGCGGCGCGCAACAATGGTATTGGAAAAACATTTGTTGATAAGATCAGGTCTTTCGCCCAACTGAACAATGTGGAAAAGCTGTTTTTGCTTACAACTACAGCAAGCGGGTTTTTTAAAAAGACAGGATTTGAGGAAATAGACAGAACACGAGTGCCATCAGAGATCAAAAACACTGAAGAATTTAAAAGCATATGCCCCTCATCTGCGATATGCATGATGCAGGATATTGGAGGAAGAGTAAAGTTTTGCACAAAAGATATTCTTCGTTTACAAGAAGACGTTCCCGGCGCAAAAATGTGGGGGATATCACTTGAGAAAACGATGTTCACCTATTTCGAGGTGCAGCAGAACAGCGTATTTGATTCTCATAGTCATGAAAGCGAGCAAATAACTATGGTTCTTGAAGGGGTTTTGTATTTTGATGTTGAGGGCAAAGTCTATCCGGTCAAATCAGGGGATGTGATTGCGATACCGTCAAACATAATACATTCGGTATTCACAAGGGAATCCTCTGTGAAAGCGGTAGATGCCTGGTCTCCGATTATGAACAAATATAAAAACTAA
- a CDS encoding glutamate-5-semialdehyde dehydrogenase: MDIKAYVLKKALEAKEGSRSAAKASSELKNKALIKMADAILKNSKMLQAANKKDVTEAKKKGLSKAMIDRLTLTQKGIEDMAQGLVEIAALPDPSGEILKMQTRPNGMMVGKMRVPIGVIAIIYESRPNVTADATALCLKAGNAVVLRGGSEAIHSNTAIVKILRSAIKSQGIHQGVITFIDTPDRQAVMEMLKLEGIIDLVIPRGGESLIRAVTENSRIPVLKHYKGVCHVFVDRDADLKMAEEICFNAKVQRPATCNAMETMLVDEKIAGKFLPSMIKRFKKAGVKLKGDEASRKYDKAVSPAADNDYHTEYIDKIMNIKIVKGIDAAMDHIAKYSSAHTDSIVTEDYNKAMRFLKEVDSSSVMVNVSTRFSDGFQYGLGAEMGISTDKIHARGPMGLEELTCTKFIVMGNGQVRT; this comes from the coding sequence ATGGATATAAAGGCATACGTATTAAAAAAAGCGCTTGAGGCAAAGGAAGGTTCCAGGTCTGCTGCAAAGGCATCTTCTGAATTGAAGAACAAGGCACTGATAAAGATGGCTGATGCCATTCTGAAAAATTCAAAAATGCTTCAGGCTGCGAATAAAAAGGATGTCACAGAAGCAAAAAAGAAGGGCCTTTCAAAGGCTATGATTGACAGGCTCACGCTTACGCAAAAGGGTATAGAAGATATGGCGCAGGGGCTTGTTGAGATAGCGGCACTGCCTGATCCTTCAGGAGAGATTCTCAAGATGCAGACAAGGCCGAACGGAATGATGGTCGGCAAGATGAGGGTCCCCATCGGTGTCATAGCTATCATCTATGAATCAAGGCCCAATGTGACAGCAGATGCTACCGCGCTCTGCCTTAAGGCGGGCAATGCGGTCGTGCTCAGGGGCGGCTCCGAGGCGATCCACTCCAATACAGCTATAGTGAAGATACTCAGAAGCGCGATAAAATCACAGGGCATACATCAGGGTGTTATAACATTCATAGATACGCCTGACAGGCAGGCTGTGATGGAGATGCTCAAGCTTGAGGGGATAATAGATCTTGTCATTCCACGCGGAGGAGAGAGCCTGATAAGGGCTGTTACTGAGAACTCGCGTATCCCGGTGCTCAAACACTACAAGGGAGTCTGCCATGTATTTGTTGACCGTGACGCAGACCTTAAGATGGCTGAAGAGATATGCTTTAACGCCAAGGTGCAGCGTCCCGCTACATGCAACGCCATGGAGACGATGCTTGTGGATGAAAAGATCGCAGGAAAATTCCTCCCTTCTATGATAAAGAGGTTCAAGAAGGCAGGGGTCAAGCTTAAGGGAGATGAGGCCTCAAGAAAATATGATAAAGCTGTTTCACCTGCCGCAGATAATGATTACCATACTGAATATATCGACAAGATAATGAACATAAAGATTGTGAAAGGCATTGATGCCGCAATGGACCATATCGCAAAGTACAGTTCTGCGCATACCGATTCAATAGTCACCGAGGACTATAACAAGGCGATGAGGTTCCTTAAAGAGGTGGACTCATCTTCGGTAATGGTGAATGTCTCAACAAGGTTCAGTGACGGCTTTCAGTACGGCCTCGGAGCTGAGATGGGGATATCAACCGACAAGATACACGCGCGCGGCCCCATGGGGCTTGAGGAGCTTACATGCACGAAGTTCATTGTAATGGGCAATGGGCAGGTAAGGACATAA
- a CDS encoding HD domain-containing protein, with protein sequence MTSKFFRQNKVLISVVLTLFLVVSFVVFVTAKQIYDLEITLQENTSAARLETAKEVLEVLFSGLASQLLFVKDSAVTREYTDSGFTSSLKKDEVLDTFHDLKSNYSDLYRISIIDTENHQIIKVENNYDVNHVVNDDGDTVNIMRLNNINYPSDLNEWDVYVSSVKLNAEQKRGVVNYIPMIDLATPLFDSKGTRKGFLVMSIFLSKILSRLPENIFLNTEEGNIISFGSDGTLKLNKSKFTFIGRQGKLDISEKESIHYLTADILSIRKLLLGNKQDLSLFRASMLGLAMPPASLVLLFVSLIGLVAYLNISRYKELISSQKTLIHSLADLTECRDVDTGCHLKRTTKYALALTRQLRKNNKYRNVITEEFIQDIADASPLHDIGKVGIKDAILLKPGKLTDEEYEQMKKHVHIGKSVLDRDIDEFITKQSFLIMGRNICAYHHEKYNGTGYIGLKGDKIPLEARIFALCDAYDAIRASRPYEGEIPHEKAVERIMTDRGKHFDPDIVDAFMQCSTEFFEISNSC encoded by the coding sequence ATGACCAGTAAATTTTTCAGACAGAACAAGGTGTTGATATCAGTGGTTTTGACGCTGTTTCTTGTTGTGAGTTTTGTTGTTTTTGTTACTGCAAAGCAGATATATGATCTTGAGATAACACTTCAGGAGAATACCTCGGCAGCCCGCCTTGAGACCGCTAAAGAAGTGTTGGAGGTATTATTTTCAGGACTGGCCAGCCAGCTCTTATTTGTTAAGGATAGTGCTGTTACAAGAGAATATACTGACAGCGGCTTCACGTCTTCCCTGAAGAAAGATGAGGTGCTGGATACATTTCATGATCTGAAATCGAATTACTCTGACTTGTACCGGATAAGCATCATTGATACTGAAAATCATCAAATTATAAAGGTAGAAAACAATTATGACGTGAACCATGTGGTTAATGATGATGGCGATACTGTTAATATCATGCGCCTTAATAATATTAACTATCCTTCGGATCTGAATGAATGGGATGTATATGTGTCTTCTGTAAAGCTTAATGCTGAACAGAAAAGAGGAGTTGTTAATTATATTCCAATGATTGATCTGGCAACTCCTCTTTTTGATTCCAAAGGCACACGAAAGGGTTTTCTCGTAATGAGCATCTTTCTTTCAAAGATCTTAAGCCGGCTGCCTGAAAATATCTTTCTTAATACTGAAGAGGGCAATATCATCTCTTTTGGGTCTGACGGCACCCTTAAACTCAACAAGTCCAAATTTACATTTATCGGCAGGCAGGGCAAACTCGATATTTCTGAAAAAGAGAGTATACACTACCTTACCGCTGATATACTTTCGATAAGAAAATTATTGCTTGGCAATAAACAGGACCTTTCATTGTTCAGGGCATCTATGCTGGGCCTTGCAATGCCGCCAGCCTCGCTTGTTCTTCTCTTTGTCTCTCTTATAGGCCTTGTTGCATATCTGAATATATCGAGGTATAAAGAACTTATTTCATCTCAGAAGACACTGATACATTCTCTTGCTGACCTAACTGAATGCAGAGATGTCGATACCGGCTGTCATTTAAAAAGGACAACAAAATATGCACTGGCTCTGACGAGGCAGCTGCGGAAGAATAATAAGTACCGTAATGTGATCACTGAAGAATTCATTCAGGATATTGCCGATGCCTCGCCGCTGCATGATATTGGGAAGGTCGGAATAAAGGATGCCATATTGTTAAAACCAGGGAAGCTGACCGATGAAGAATATGAGCAGATGAAAAAACATGTTCATATAGGGAAAAGCGTGCTTGACAGGGATATTGATGAGTTTATAACAAAACAGTCATTTCTGATCATGGGCAGAAATATTTGCGCTTACCACCATGAAAAATATAACGGTACCGGTTATATCGGTTTAAAAGGAGATAAGATCCCTTTAGAAGCCAGGATATTCGCTCTGTGTGATGCTTATGACGCGATCAGGGCTTCAAGGCCTTATGAAGGCGAGATACCGCATGAGAAAGCGGTTGAAAGAATAATGACAGACAGGGGCAAACACTTTGACCCTGATATTGTGGATGCCTTTATGCAATGCAGTACCGAGTTTTTTGAAATAAGCAATAGCTGCTGA